TGTTTTATCTAGATTAGAATTATAGATTTTAGCGAAGGAAAGACACTGGTATCAACACGGGATACCCTCAGCCATTAAAACTAGGAAGACTGGCAAAAGATTGGAAGACCATGGAGTACGTAGCAACCTTAGCATTTGCTAAAGAGCAGGACCGGCAGGATCCATTAAATAAATTCAGGGAGCAGTTTTATTTTCCCCAACGAAAAGGAAAGGACGCAATTTATTTATGTGGCAATTCACTCGGATTACAGCCTAAAAATGTAAAATCAGCGATAGAACAGGAATTGGCAGATTGGCAGCAGTGTGCGGTTGAAGGATATTGGGCGGCCAAGAATCCCTGGCTTTATTATCAGCAGTATTGCAGTAAGCCACTCACAGCCATAATGGGGGCGAGCCAGCAGGAACTAACGGTGATGAATACACTCACTGTGAACCTTCATCTGATGATGTTGAGTTTTTACCGGCCAACCAAACAGCGGTTTAAAGTGTTAATGGAGGCAGGGGCCTTTCCAAGCGACCAATATGCAGTGGAGACACAGGTCAGGTTTCATGGTTTTGACCCGGAAACGGCCATTGTTGAGGTTTCTCCCAGGGCCGGAGAACATTTGATAAGATTAGAAGATATTTTAGATATTATTAACAAGGAAAGTGATAGCTTAGCATTAGTTTTATTCGGAGGGATTAATTATTACACCGGACAATATTTTGATATACCCGCTATTACAGCCGCTGCCCATCAGGCAGGAGCTTACGCCGGTTTCGATCTGGCACACGTAGCAGGAAATATTCCGGTGTCTTTGCACAATTGGGACGTAGATTTTGCCGTTTGGTGTTCATACAAGTACCTGAATGGTGGTCCCGGCGCGGTAGGAGGCGCCTTTGTGCATGAAAAATATGCCAGCGACCGCGGATTTCTCCGCCTGGGTGGCTGGTGGGGCAACGAAGAGAGTGCACGTTTTAAAATGGAAAAAGGGTTTGTGCCTAAGAAAGAAGCCGAAGGATGGCAACAAAGTACCGCACAGGTTTTCAATATGGTAAGCCTGAAAGCATCCCTCGAACTATTTGAAGCGGCCGGTATCGGCGCTTTGAGAGAAAAAAGCCAGGGACTGACCAATTACCTGGCGTTTTTGCTGCAGCAGTTGAAAGGCATTAATTTTGAAATTATTACACCTAAAAATTGTAATGAACGTGGCGCACAACTATCTTTGCTGTTCCTGGAAAAAGGAAAAGAGATACATCAGCAAATGACGGATGCCGGTATAATCGTTGACTGGAGAGAACCCGGAGTCATCAGGGTTTCACCGGCGCCGATGTATAACTCTTATCAGGATGTGTTTCATTTTTATGAAATCATAGCTAATATTGCTTCAAACGCTTAATTAAGTAAGATGAATTTTGAGAGAAACGAACGCCCCCGCAGGCCCTACTCTTCTGATACCAACAAAGAGAATGATCCCAACAAGGAGAGAGGTGACTACAGACCCAACTTAAACAATGAGCGGGAGGGTGGAAAACCCGACTACAATGGTGGCGACAACACAGAACGTCGTCCACGCACTGACTACAATCGCGAGGGTGGGTATCGCCCCCGTACAGATTACAACCGCGATGGCGGTGGTTACAATCGTGAAGGTGGCGGCGGCTACGACCGTGGCGGTGGATATGACCGCGGCGGTGAAGGTGGCGGCTACAATCGTGGCGGCGGCGGTTACGACCGTGGCGGCGGTGGTGGTGGTTACGATCGCGGCGGCGGTGGATATGACCGTGGCGGCGGTGGTGGTTACGATCGCGGCGGCGGCGGTGGATATGACCGTGGCGGTGGCGGTGGTTACGACCGCGGCGGCGGCGGTGGTGGCTATAACCGCGGTGGCGGTGGTGGCTACGATCGCGGCGGTGGCGGCGGCTACGATCGCGGTGGCGGCGGCGGTTACGACCGTGGCGGCGGCGGTGGAGGCTACAACCGCGGTGGCGGTGGTGGTTACGACCGTGGCGGCGGTGGCGGCGGCTACAATCGCGGTGGCGGCGGCGGTGGATACGACCGTGGCGGCGGCGGTGGAGGCTACAACCGTGGCGGTGGTGGTGGTGGCTACAACCGCGGTGGCGGTGGTGGCGGCTTTAACCGCGGCGGTGGTGGAAGACCACGTCCCGGAGGCCAGAACAGACGCTTCGAACCCAAACCTGATAATAAGATATACTTTATCGCACTGCTGCCAACTGCAGAAGTAGGTAAGGAAATCATCAAAATAAAACAGGAATTTGCTGAACAATACGGACCAATGTACGCATTGAAAGTATTGCCGCATATTACCCTGCAGGTACCTTTTACAGCCGATCCGGCACTGGAAAAAGCCTTCTGCGATGAACTGACGGAATTCGCAAAAACACAGGCTCCTTTTGAAGTGTCCCTGAAAGGTTTCGGTACCTTCCCGAACAAACAAAACCGCGTCCTGTTCATCAACGTGGAAAAAAGCGAAACCATGGCTACCATGCATCGGCAGCTGATCAACTTCCTGCGTAAGGAATTTGGCTTCAGCACCATGCTGGCACGCACCGGCTTCACACCTCACGTGACCGTGGCCTTCAAAGACCTGGACGATGATCAGTTCAACAAGGCATGGCCTGAATATGAAAACAAGGAATATGAGGCTACTTTCAAAGTAAACAACCTCTACTTCCTGCGTCATAACGGCAAATCCTGGGAAGTGCTGCAGAAATGCAAACTGGGCGGCGCATAATCTTTTAGAAATCTGGTTAACTAGATATTTAGCCATTTGGGGATTCCCAAATGGCTAATTTTTTGCCCGGAATTCAGCTTGTTCAATAATGCAATACCCGCTGCCCTGAACCCCCAATATGTAAATAACAGAATATCAAAATGAGTAAATGAAAAAGGGCCTCCGCTACAGCTGCAGAGACCCTTCTGTTTGTATATACCGTGCATTTACAACAGTATAACAGTGCAGGTTATACGAATCAGATCTTTTTTACCTTACCTGATCCTTTAATATCGGTTTGTACTTTCTGTGGATTACCGGCGTAAACTACATCACCGCTACCGTAAATGCCTACCGTCAAAGCATCCCGGACACTGATAGAATGATCGCCCGAAGCCCTGATAGTAATATCGGCCCGCTGCGTGTCCAGGTCCAGCGCCCTGACCCTGCCGCTGCCGTTAATGTCACTACTGAGGGAAATAGCCGTTCCT
The Chitinophaga varians genome window above contains:
- a CDS encoding 2'-5' RNA ligase family protein produces the protein MNFERNERPRRPYSSDTNKENDPNKERGDYRPNLNNEREGGKPDYNGGDNTERRPRTDYNREGGYRPRTDYNRDGGGYNREGGGGYDRGGGYDRGGEGGGYNRGGGGYDRGGGGGGYDRGGGGYDRGGGGGYDRGGGGGYDRGGGGGYDRGGGGGGYNRGGGGGYDRGGGGGYDRGGGGGYDRGGGGGGYNRGGGGGYDRGGGGGGYNRGGGGGGYDRGGGGGGYNRGGGGGGYNRGGGGGGFNRGGGGRPRPGGQNRRFEPKPDNKIYFIALLPTAEVGKEIIKIKQEFAEQYGPMYALKVLPHITLQVPFTADPALEKAFCDELTEFAKTQAPFEVSLKGFGTFPNKQNRVLFINVEKSETMATMHRQLINFLRKEFGFSTMLARTGFTPHVTVAFKDLDDDQFNKAWPEYENKEYEATFKVNNLYFLRHNGKSWEVLQKCKLGGA
- the kynU gene encoding kynureninase → MEYVATLAFAKEQDRQDPLNKFREQFYFPQRKGKDAIYLCGNSLGLQPKNVKSAIEQELADWQQCAVEGYWAAKNPWLYYQQYCSKPLTAIMGASQQELTVMNTLTVNLHLMMLSFYRPTKQRFKVLMEAGAFPSDQYAVETQVRFHGFDPETAIVEVSPRAGEHLIRLEDILDIINKESDSLALVLFGGINYYTGQYFDIPAITAAAHQAGAYAGFDLAHVAGNIPVSLHNWDVDFAVWCSYKYLNGGPGAVGGAFVHEKYASDRGFLRLGGWWGNEESARFKMEKGFVPKKEAEGWQQSTAQVFNMVSLKASLELFEAAGIGALREKSQGLTNYLAFLLQQLKGINFEIITPKNCNERGAQLSLLFLEKGKEIHQQMTDAGIIVDWREPGVIRVSPAPMYNSYQDVFHFYEIIANIASNA